One Solanum lycopersicum chromosome 2, SLM_r2.1 genomic region harbors:
- the LOC101247271 gene encoding uncharacterized protein: MMHHLSSSVSKRILSSAMAFYRNRSSFSVVSRQAYRSSTLQQIVDKSPRHAIPSDFLKWRSLGCIRTSKFASGFSPLKQKPLDSIIDMERAKQKSAEELADIWDDYHLGRGHIAASMKSKLYKLLEQRASSCRYFVIPLWKGSGYTTMFVQVQAPHILITGLEDYKARGTQAAPYFTVSYYTEFAESKDLVLVRGDIVFTSKLTDSEAKWLLDTIQSFYLNDVRYKLVERFNRETSEFEFKDVLQTLEMPIM; the protein is encoded by the exons ATGATGCACCATTTGTCAAGTAGTGTATCAAAGAGAATACTCTCTTCTGCCATGGCTTTCTATAGAAATCGTTCTTCTTTCTCTGTGGTTTCAAGACAAGCATACAGAAGCTCAACTCTGCAGCAGATTGTTGACAAATCACCACGACATGCTATTCCTAGTGATTTCTTGAAATGGCGTTCGCTTGGTTGCATTAGGACATCAAAATTTGCCTCTGGCTTCAGCCCGTTGAAACAAAAGCCCTTGGACTCTATTATTGACATGGAGAGGGCAAAGCAAAAATCAGCTGAAGAGCTAGCTGACATTTGGGATGAT TATCACTTGGGAAGAGGTCACATTGCAGCATCAATGAAATCTAAGCTATATAAGCTCTTGGAGCAAAGAGCTTCAAGTTG CCGGTATTTTGTGATTCCGCTATGGAAGGGAAGTGGTTACACAACAATGTTTGTGCAAG TGCAGGCACCCCACATTCTAATCACAGGTCTTGAAGATTACAAAGCAAGAGGAACTCAAGCTGCTCCATACTTCACAGTTTCTTACTACACTGAGTTTGCTGAAAGCAAGGATCTAGTTCTTGTTCGAGGGGACATTGTCTTTACTAGCAAGCTCACAGACTCGGAGGCAAAATGGCTTTTGGACACCATACAATCATTTTACTTGAATGATGTCAGGTACAAACTAGTGGAGCGCTTTAACAGAGAAACAAGTGAGTTTGAGTTTAAAGATGTTTTACAAACTTTGGAGATGCCAATAATGTGA
- the LOC109119463 gene encoding uncharacterized mitochondrial protein AtMg00810-like, with the protein MGKEFEMSMMGELTFFLRLQIKQSSNGISISQEKYIKELLKKFNMFDSKPIDTLMGTNSKLIADESDSLVNHTMYRGIIGFLLYLTASRLDIVYSVGMYADFAGFQVDRKSTSGMSHFLRSSLISWGTKKQNSIALSTAEAEYVAAAAVVHNCYGASNN; encoded by the exons ATGGGAAAGGAGTTTGagatgagcatgatgggtgaaTTGACCTTCTTTCTGAGGTtacaaatcaagcaatcatcaaatggaaTCTCAATCAGCCAGGAGAAGTACATTAAGGAGttgttgaagaaattcaatatgtttgactctaaacctattgatactcTTATGGGAACAAACTCCAAGCTTATAGCAGATGAATCTGATTCTCTTGTGAATCACACCATGTATAGGGGAATCATTGGATTCTTATTGTATCTGACTGCTAGCAGACTTGATATTgtatatagtgttggaatgt atgctgattttgctgGTTTTCAAGTTGACAGAAAGAGTACTTCTGGGATGTCTCATTTCCTTAGATCTTCACTTATCTCATGGGGAACTAAAAAACAGAATTCAATAGCTCTTTCAACAGCCGAAGCTGAATATGTAGCAGCTGCTGCTGTTGTTCACAATTGTTATGGAGCAAGCAACAATTAG